atatttattaatttcagCTAATAAAAATATCACCCAAGTATCAAAAACATGACAATTTCAGCTAGCGCCCGCCAGCTGAACTCAACAGCCTGACAAGTCCCTAGCTCTTTGCTATGTGGGGGGTGGATCTAATAGGAGCACTGCCGACGAGTAGAGCAGGGGCGAAGGATGAAATTGTGGCAGTGGACTACTACACCAAGTGGGTGGAAGCAAGACCATTAGTTCACATAACCGTCAAGCAAGTAGCCTCCTTCGTCAACAAGTTTATTATTTGCCGGTTTGGAGTTCCTTATAAAATCATCACTGATAACGGTATTCAGTTCAGAGACTTACTAGGAGCATATTGTGAGGAAAAGGAAATAAACTCTCACATGGTCCAGACATTCGAGGAAGTAAGGAATGAGGAGGCATTGGTGGAGAGCTTGTACTCGGTGGAGGAAAAAGGGAGAAAGCTCAGATGAAGGTAGTCGTGTACCAGCAGAGAGTGGCCTAATACTACAACTCTAGGGTGCGAATACATGCCTTTCGGGTCGGGGAACTAGTGTTAAGAAAGGTCCTTCCAAATACAAAAGACCCCACAGCGGGTGTGCTGGGAACAAACTGGAAATGTCCTTACTGCATAGCACAGATCATTCCACCTGGAACGTATAAGCTAGCCTACATGGACAACACTGTGGTACCGCAAGCCTAGAACGCCAAGTACTTGAGGAAGTAGTACAAATGAGACTGTGATGACCATTGTCGGAAACGAAATAAGAAGTATGTTATTTTTAAGTCCTTTAATTTCAATCAAGGAAGAGATTTGAAATATCTTACATGATTATGTAATTTGAATATGATGTAACTTAAAATTTTGCTATCATATATGGTATGACAAGTTTTAGTGAGACAATCATGCAAAACATTCTAAAGAAAACACCACATACCTCAAGCGTCTCCTCGCATCAATGCTAGCAAAAAAACTCTCGATGACTATGGCGATTAGCTACCCCACTAGTCCAAGAAAAGAGAGGGCCTAGTGATAACCCCAAGAATAAGGGCACACAAAAAATGTGCTCATTAGAGTACTCAAACCCTAAAAATTACCacattttagaaagaaaaaaaaatcaaaacctcTGCTATTTGTGTAAGTTCATTAGTAAAAATAGTAAAACCAACAGTTAAAAGCGTTGTTACTTTGGACCCAGATCCATAGTAAATTACCTTTAATGAGTAACAAAACAGAATCAACGAAATAGTACAAGAGCAGCTGAGCAGGCCCATAAACCTTCCATGTTTATCATCAAACGCAGGCAACTGTAAGAAGATTTGATAATGAAAGAGCTTTTCTCTGCTACAATAATAAAAGAGCTATTATACAGAGTAACCCAAACTATGCACTGGAATGTTACAAAACAAATATtcagttaaaaaattataaaaggaAAGAATTCTGATGCCAACGGTGGGAGCTTCCTCAGGCAGTCAAACTAATGTCTGTAAAGGCCAAGCAAtgacttctctctctcttccactCTCTTCTTTGCAGCCTCCCTTGCTTTGAGTGCAGCTGTTTCTTCTTTCGATACCACCTTCGGCCTCCCATCTTGCCTCTTTCTTTTGCCAACAGTAAGAGATGACGGAGCACCTTTAACAGATCTCATGGGGTTTAAAGAAGCTGAAACAACTCGCCCAGGTGGAGGCCCTTCTTCACCTTTAGCAGCGTTTGTATTTCCTTTAGCTATGCCTGACGATGAAGCTGAAGCTGgctttttaaaaattgattctTTATATCCAGAACTTGAGGCAAACTGAGGTGTCGCATGCGCCTCTTCTTGTGACACCCACTTCCCTGTAACATTTATGCAAAATTGATAATCAAAACATATATATGAGACCTTTTAAGGAAAGTATTACATATCATGTGTTAGAAATAAAGTTTAACAACCGTAGTTATGTACCTATACTATCAGAATAGTAGAAGCCTGAATTTGGATCGTAATGAAAACCATTTGTTTGATTGTAGTAATACCCTGAAGTGCTGTCATACTCCCATTCTGTTATCATTCATAGCTGTTTCAGTTTAAACAGTTCCAGATCAAAATAAAACCATGCTTGTTTGAATCGAAAGGGCATTGTAAATCTACTGTTCTTTTTTCCCAATAAATATATGCAGATTGCAAACTTACTCTCTTGATCATCTACATCTAATTCATGAGAATCTCTAGCCTCCTTAAAGTTTGCCACGTCCTTCTGATAGCTGCGCTTAGCTTTCTGCAGACATTTAAGATTAAGGTAATCAgcatttaaatttagaatacaTTAGGCAATATTATgctaaatctgattttatcatttttttatgatCTCAACCTCCATGATGAAGGCGCATTTCCATATTCCTTATTCAAATTAACTCACATTGACAACTGTCTGTCTATAATACATTTTAATAATTTCCTGCTAATTGTCAAATTTCTTTTCGAATGTGTCTGTGTTGACTTGAAATCACTCTCACAATTTCTCCTGCAAGTAGTTCTTAAGTAGTCCTCACTACTGAGCTGATCATAGTTACTTGCCTGGAATTTCAAATTCGTTCGGTTCATCTTATACACAAAACAAGCTCTAAATGCATTCTGATTCCTCAATAAATCGTCAACTGTGCCCTATCCCTATTACATACATAAACTATAAAAAAGGCCAGAAGTTTTTTCTGAAGTTTCCTACAACGAGAGAGGTTTGAGGAATGAaacatgtatataaatatatgctaTTTAAAAATATAGTGTATGCTTATTATGGATGCATAATTTCATCCACCAGCATACAAAATGAACAGAACACATTAATAAACTACAAAGAACTACAAATGTTACTTTCGTCCCCACACTAGCTAAATTGTTTTGTACCAAGTGATTACAACAACATAGAACTATCTAAACCACATTCTCATTTCTTAGTTAAATTGTCAACTtcctttaaaatatgtaataattGATGGAAAAGGCCAGATTTACTCGAGTGTACTATAACAAGATTTTGTCTACCAGCATATGAAGAAATTAAGTTCTTATCAGCAAATATACTTCCAGACTAGAAGCAGTCTTAGTCACAATTGATAAAACAGTAACCAAATTTGTCAGAATTGATACAATGCAAGCATTGCATCAACTATAACAAAGCCATTTATCTATTGATACTCACTGTTTCTATTTGCTCCAGGAGCCGGGCTGCTTCCTTTTCTTCCTTCTCCTTAGCAGCCTTGTCTTTCCGCGTATCTGCAATCTTCTTGGAAACATTATCTTTGTGACGCTGACCAAGTTCATGGTTTCTAATGCTGCTCGGGTTATTGGATATGTATATTTTGCAGAAGTCGCACCATTTGTTACCCTGGCTAACCCAATACTGCAAAATGGGGAAAAAACCAATAATTAAGGAAAGCAATTGGCAAAGATTTAACTCTACTAAAGGGGCTACTATGGGTGAAATGAACTTAAAgagaaatataaataaacaaaatttggaTGCCTTTGAATTGAAAAAGAATAACTATTGTCGGCAGTAATACAAAACAAAGATATTCCTCATCTATTTCTCTCGGCAAATATAAGGTGTAGAGATTGCATTATGATCAACACAATCAGTAAACAAGGTTGAATTTTTCTTCTAATGAATTAACAaatttgaaacaaaaaaaaattaatcgaattcaacataaagaacAAAATTTTCACTCAAATATAG
Above is a genomic segment from Cannabis sativa cultivar Pink pepper isolate KNU-18-1 unplaced genomic scaffold, ASM2916894v1 Contig3, whole genome shotgun sequence containing:
- the LOC115703251 gene encoding zinc finger protein ZOP1 — translated: MTEYWVSQGNKWCDFCKIYISNNPSSIRNHELGQRHKDNVSKKIADTRKDKAAKEKEEKEAARLLEQIETKAKRSYQKDVANFKEARDSHELDVDDQEKWEYDSTSGYYYNQTNGFHYDPNSGFYYSDSIGKWVSQEEAHATPQFASSSGYKESIFKKPASASSSGIAKGNTNAAKGEEGPPPGRVVSASLNPMRSVKGAPSSLTVGKRKRQDGRPKVVSKEETAALKAREAAKKRVEEREKSLLGLYRH